A window of the Pontibacillus yanchengensis genome harbors these coding sequences:
- a CDS encoding NUDIX domain-containing protein, with the protein MDDENRVVLQKRKDVGLWGLPSGNVEPGETISEAAIREVKEETNLDISIMKLIGVYSDPSNQSFTYPSGNVVHFIISCFLVEIVGGTITPCSNESMDVRLFYQEDIPLKDLITMHPKWLEDACSTQEKAFIR; encoded by the coding sequence ATGGATGATGAAAATCGTGTAGTATTACAAAAAAGAAAAGATGTTGGATTGTGGGGACTTCCTTCTGGTAATGTAGAGCCTGGAGAAACTATTTCAGAAGCAGCAATCAGGGAAGTGAAGGAAGAGACAAATCTGGATATAAGTATAATGAAACTAATCGGAGTATATTCAGATCCTAGTAATCAATCATTCACGTATCCAAGTGGAAATGTCGTCCACTTTATCATCTCCTGTTTCTTAGTAGAAATAGTAGGAGGAACGATTACGCCCTGTTCTAACGAATCAATGGATGTAAGGTTGTTTTATCAGGAAGACATACCACTAAAAGACCTAATCACTATGCACCCTAAATGGTTAGAGGATGCATGTTCAACTCAAGAAAAGGCATTTATACGCTAA
- a CDS encoding serine/threonine protein kinase, translating into MKNKWESAFSSLSQITVSSNDNNEPVTIQSVPEDIKCIGIGTDAAVFQSVDEPLYAYKLYARDKVSKLKVEEEIYKRLGNSNFFSWCYDSYDNLLVLQYEEGLTLFDCLLQGIHIPKQVVNDVEEAREYVREKGLNPRDIHLKNILLQNGRAKIIDVSEYVQPGDDFRWNHLKRAYEEYYHLVDEKCVPFWVVETVRKWYNQSKKTTSFEEFMKVVLKLTTFTKH; encoded by the coding sequence GTGAAAAATAAATGGGAATCCGCCTTTTCCTCCTTATCTCAGATTACGGTCTCCTCTAATGACAATAATGAACCTGTAACCATCCAGAGTGTCCCAGAGGATATTAAGTGTATAGGTATTGGGACAGATGCGGCAGTATTTCAATCAGTTGATGAACCTTTGTATGCATATAAACTATATGCAAGAGATAAAGTATCGAAACTAAAAGTAGAAGAAGAAATCTACAAACGGTTAGGAAATTCTAACTTTTTTTCATGGTGTTATGACTCTTATGATAACCTTCTTGTGCTACAGTACGAGGAAGGACTTACTCTATTCGACTGCCTATTGCAAGGCATCCATATACCGAAGCAGGTCGTCAATGATGTGGAAGAAGCTAGAGAATATGTGCGGGAGAAGGGCTTAAACCCGAGAGATATTCATTTGAAGAATATTTTGTTACAAAACGGGCGAGCCAAAATAATTGATGTATCAGAATATGTCCAACCAGGTGATGATTTTCGATGGAACCACTTAAAGCGAGCCTATGAAGAGTATTATCACCTTGTTGATGAGAAATGTGTCCCTTTTTGGGTAGTGGAAACGGTACGTAAATGGTATAACCAATCTAAAAAAACAACCTCATTTGAGGAATTTATGAAGGTTGTATTGAAATTGACAACCTTTACAAAACATTAA
- a CDS encoding GNAT family N-acetyltransferase, producing the protein MVFVSQSKEGEAYIHLVGVHPDYRNQGLAYKLYTLFIEWRWC; encoded by the coding sequence TTGGTTTTTGTATCGCAATCAAAAGAAGGAGAGGCTTATATTCACTTAGTAGGTGTTCATCCAGATTATCGAAATCAAGGGTTAGCTTATAAGTTGTATACGCTATTTATAGAATGGAGATGGTGTTGA
- a CDS encoding GNAT family N-acetyltransferase: MTIREATQDELPVIREQRVNAYRDHIQSIPDEHWKALKQAISSDADQQPGVELLIAKREGSIMGSVALFPAKTDAYEGYVDVLDYPEIRVLAVSPEARGQGVASALIDECIRRARVQGYEFIGLHTGQFMRDAIALYERYGFERLPQYDFEPANDGVIVKAFRLAL; this comes from the coding sequence ATGACTATTCGCGAAGCAACACAGGATGAATTACCAGTTATTAGAGAGCAGCGAGTCAATGCTTATCGAGATCATATCCAGTCCATACCAGATGAACATTGGAAGGCCTTGAAACAAGCAATTTCATCAGATGCCGACCAGCAGCCTGGAGTGGAACTGCTTATCGCAAAACGTGAAGGTAGCATCATGGGAAGTGTTGCGCTATTCCCTGCTAAAACAGACGCATATGAAGGTTATGTAGATGTTTTAGATTATCCTGAGATTCGAGTTTTAGCGGTATCACCAGAAGCACGTGGACAAGGAGTTGCCTCAGCCTTAATAGATGAGTGTATTCGACGAGCAAGAGTACAAGGATATGAGTTTATCGGCTTACACACAGGGCAATTTATGAGAGATGCCATAGCACTATATGAACGGTATGGATTTGAACGATTACCACAATATGATTTTGAACCCGCAAATGATGGTGTTATCGTAAAAGCATTTCGATTGGCATTATAA
- a CDS encoding CAP domain-containing protein encodes MSIFRRIFVLLLLVGGFWYFYGDDLKQSGMKGTSEAIQEDINNIKNNPHIKNVVDQVEREFRLVIGQLQNTFEDTEQDEAVQPAPDKPELATPHQQSFSVHNVEIGDSRAKVEQKVGAPKRETLNEYGVEWETYHEDYHNFFMAAYNDQNKVVGLYTNQDLLTSKFGISFASTRASVLETLGEPLKTIKKGMTHYQISGDGEYHTFLLNQNYVTIFFDNHEQNQVTAIQIISANLEQDKQRFYAEPSKPLKLGFEYQLFDLTNAARVKHQLPTLTWDERARKTARDHSVDMAKNGYFSHKNLEGQSPFDRMREDDISFITAGENIAAGQQSSIFTHAGLMNSLGHRENILNQRFERLTVGVAYDDESRPFYTENFLTR; translated from the coding sequence TTGTCGATTTTCCGACGGATCTTTGTGTTGTTGCTTCTAGTAGGAGGCTTTTGGTACTTTTATGGCGATGACCTGAAACAGTCAGGCATGAAAGGCACTAGCGAAGCAATTCAAGAAGATATCAATAATATAAAAAACAATCCCCATATAAAAAACGTAGTAGATCAAGTGGAGAGGGAATTTCGATTAGTGATTGGACAGTTACAAAACACCTTTGAAGATACCGAACAAGATGAAGCCGTACAACCTGCACCGGACAAACCAGAGTTAGCTACGCCTCACCAACAATCGTTTTCTGTTCATAATGTTGAAATTGGTGATTCTCGTGCTAAAGTCGAACAAAAGGTTGGTGCCCCCAAGCGAGAGACGCTTAACGAATATGGTGTGGAGTGGGAAACCTATCATGAAGACTATCATAATTTTTTCATGGCCGCTTATAATGATCAAAATAAAGTGGTTGGCTTATATACAAACCAGGACTTGTTAACATCAAAATTTGGCATTTCATTTGCTAGTACACGAGCTTCGGTTCTTGAAACGTTAGGGGAACCCCTTAAAACCATAAAAAAAGGGATGACCCATTATCAGATAAGTGGTGATGGAGAGTACCATACATTCCTTTTAAACCAGAATTATGTAACAATTTTTTTTGATAATCATGAACAAAATCAAGTAACAGCGATCCAAATCATCTCTGCTAACCTTGAGCAGGATAAGCAAAGGTTTTATGCAGAACCTAGTAAACCATTAAAACTCGGGTTTGAATATCAATTATTTGATCTTACCAACGCAGCAAGAGTCAAACATCAATTACCCACTTTAACATGGGATGAACGAGCAAGAAAAACCGCCCGAGACCATAGTGTCGATATGGCAAAAAACGGATACTTTAGCCATAAGAATCTGGAGGGGCAATCGCCTTTTGACCGTATGAGGGAGGATGACATTTCCTTTATTACGGCAGGAGAGAATATCGCGGCAGGTCAACAAAGCAGTATCTTCACCCACGCCGGATTAATGAATTCACTCGGTCACAGAGAGAATATCCTAAACCAGAGATTTGAGAGGCTTACGGTAGGTGTAGCCTATGATGATGAGTCTAGGCCCTTTTATACGGAAAACTTTTTAACAAGATAA
- a CDS encoding ASCH domain-containing protein has translation MNQAAKEYWDTYWGGQVTPESVSAWQFGEDADYLAQLVMDGMKTATCSGHIFYELENEPLPIIEDYSIILNSNDQPVAIIKTTDVTILPMNQVSEEFAAAEGEGDLSYAYWWNTHETFFRSGLKEFGLEFSEDMLVVCERFKLIDVNEK, from the coding sequence ATGAATCAAGCAGCAAAGGAATATTGGGATACATATTGGGGAGGTCAAGTAACACCTGAATCCGTTAGTGCTTGGCAGTTTGGTGAAGATGCGGATTATTTAGCGCAATTAGTTATGGATGGTATGAAAACCGCTACTTGTTCTGGACATATATTTTATGAGCTCGAAAACGAACCTTTACCAATTATAGAGGATTATAGCATTATTCTAAACAGTAACGATCAACCAGTAGCAATAATTAAAACCACTGACGTTACTATTTTGCCGATGAACCAAGTATCAGAAGAATTTGCAGCGGCTGAAGGTGAAGGTGACCTGAGCTACGCATATTGGTGGAATACCCATGAAACCTTTTTTCGTTCTGGGTTAAAGGAGTTTGGCTTAGAATTCTCAGAAGATATGTTAGTTGTTTGTGAGCGGTTTAAGCTAATCGATGTTAATGAAAAATAA